From one Methanobrevibacter ruminantium genomic stretch:
- a CDS encoding TraB/GumN family protein produces MIRECLKIIGTAHVSQNSADEVRAAILEDLPDVVAIELDRGRYQRLMNERNGIVEDDSIHITKIIKENKVGVFLVTTILSYMQNKIGEDVDIKPGSEMIAAVEASEEIGCRLALIDRDINITLQRVLNSMSTWEKLKFLYGIVASVFSSDEEELNIEELKEQSNIDQAMEYFKEISPGAYTALVKERDAYLAKGILGIPEDKVIAVVGAGHREGIINYLDNPETLPSYRELNDMDKKGGIPWLKIILALIPISFVVIFFLAWMNGIHIEGDIVQFVVISMIMGFIGSIVSGSKIQSAIIGGLVAPLTIIHPLLAAGWFSGLAEAKFRRVRKQDINNLGKIESFRDLWNNNIIRILLVVVGTNLGVSIATLVILPSQVFIPLFMKIFGG; encoded by the coding sequence ATGATAAGAGAATGTTTAAAAATTATAGGAACTGCACATGTGTCTCAAAATAGTGCTGATGAAGTAAGGGCAGCTATTTTAGAAGACCTACCTGATGTAGTGGCTATTGAATTGGATAGGGGACGATACCAAAGATTAATGAATGAGAGAAACGGTATCGTTGAAGATGACTCAATTCATATTACTAAAATCATTAAGGAAAACAAGGTAGGGGTTTTCCTAGTTACAACAATTCTTTCATATATGCAAAATAAGATCGGTGAAGATGTAGATATCAAGCCCGGGTCTGAAATGATTGCTGCAGTTGAAGCCTCTGAGGAAATCGGATGTAGACTTGCACTCATCGACAGAGACATTAACATCACATTGCAAAGGGTATTGAACAGTATGAGCACTTGGGAAAAACTTAAATTCCTATATGGAATTGTCGCTTCAGTGTTCTCTTCAGATGAAGAGGAATTGAACATTGAAGAGCTTAAAGAACAATCCAACATCGATCAAGCTATGGAATACTTTAAGGAAATCTCACCTGGAGCATATACTGCACTTGTTAAGGAAAGGGATGCATACCTTGCAAAAGGAATATTGGGAATACCTGAAGATAAAGTGATAGCTGTTGTAGGTGCAGGCCATAGGGAAGGAATAATCAATTATCTTGACAATCCTGAAACACTTCCAAGCTACAGAGAGTTAAATGATATGGATAAGAAAGGTGGAATCCCTTGGCTAAAAATCATTTTGGCTTTAATCCCTATTTCATTTGTCGTGATATTTTTTCTTGCTTGGATGAATGGAATCCATATAGAAGGAGATATTGTACAATTTGTTGTAATCAGCATGATTATGGGTTTTATAGGTTCAATTGTCTCTGGGTCTAAAATCCAATCTGCAATCATTGGAGGATTAGTTGCTCCCCTTACCATCATTCACCCATTGCTTGCTGCAGGATGGTTCTCAGGACTTGCAGAAGCTAAATTCAGAAGAGTGAGAAAACAGGACATTAACAATTTAGGTAAAATAGAAAGCTTTAGAGACTTATGGAATAACAATATCATTAGAATCTTGCTTGTGGTAGTTGGAACAAACCTTGGAGTGAGCATTGCCACTCTAGTAATCTTGCCTTCACAAGTGTTTATTCCACTATTCATGAAGATTTTTGGAGGTTAA
- a CDS encoding DUF1922 domain-containing protein — translation MYLIFRCDCGRVLYAKKGVATRKCTCGKTIKVKSRRILQRVETAEDATYAVQKMQEEIYGGSMFSTAEEFKQNKFLNQIDRKMKEL, via the coding sequence ATGTATTTGATATTCAGATGCGACTGTGGAAGGGTTTTATATGCTAAAAAAGGTGTTGCTACAAGAAAATGCACTTGTGGAAAAACCATCAAGGTGAAAAGTCGCAGAATCCTTCAAAGGGTGGAAACTGCAGAAGATGCAACATATGCCGTTCAAAAGATGCAAGAGGAAATCTATGGAGGGTCAATGTTCAGCACTGCAGAGGAATTTAAACAGAACAAGTTTCTCAATCAAATTGATAGGAAAATGAAAGAGTTATAA